One window of Posidoniimonas polymericola genomic DNA carries:
- the dnaX gene encoding DNA polymerase III subunit gamma/tau, producing the protein MSETAAGNHDPTGNSPGAPHHDEYVVVARRYRPQTFDELIGQGHVAQALKQAIATGRVGHAYLFTGARGVGKTSAARILAKALNCTGNPDGGPTPTPCNQCEVCRSVSTGDDVDVLEIDGASNRGIDEIRQLRQNVAIRPSRARFKVYIIDEVHMLTKEAFNALLKTLEEPPEHVKFVFATTEPNKIPITILSRCQRFDFAGIESTAIQTRLAQIAESEGVGIDVEALQILAMRAAGSMRDSQSLLEQLLAVSEGAITGEDVNRLLGIAPAQRVSDLARRLAERDAAGALAEVHSAIAGGADVGQLLDQLLGYFRDVMAVSVGAGMDAALYALPSQAEEVTSLAGALGPQTLLAILQVLDETAARLRVSVHSRTLAEMAVVRVCHLEDLDDLADLVASLREGGTPPAGPPAKRPVGPSKGPNNGPDNGPAPQPKPPTPAGTTPASGAPTGGSAPAPSGTAPSGTAPSGTAPQKNQQPSAANATASAAPATSQLNGSGAAPPPAAAPRPISPAPTAERPPEPARPRPAPPRPRDIDAATAANAALQEAEQESDSANADSGNADSSSTVPSASAAAGDTIADDKLQQAWQAVSKQVGGILGNLAAMAVSVGAVDERRVCVRFDNPVSRDTCDQPAHKQQLEDALESLAGRRLHLEFEAKAPAVTAPQQRMTRRQRQAEIAQRPFVQAALELFDGQPDKLRYVPPANKN; encoded by the coding sequence ATGTCCGAAACCGCTGCTGGCAACCACGACCCCACCGGAAACTCTCCGGGGGCTCCGCACCACGACGAGTACGTCGTGGTGGCGCGGCGGTACCGGCCCCAGACGTTCGACGAGCTGATCGGCCAGGGGCACGTCGCGCAGGCGCTTAAGCAGGCGATCGCCACGGGCAGGGTAGGGCACGCGTACCTGTTTACTGGCGCCCGTGGCGTTGGCAAGACGTCGGCCGCGCGGATCTTGGCCAAGGCGCTCAACTGCACGGGCAATCCGGACGGGGGCCCAACCCCGACGCCGTGCAACCAGTGCGAAGTGTGCCGCAGCGTGTCGACCGGCGACGACGTCGACGTGCTCGAGATCGACGGCGCCAGCAACCGCGGCATCGACGAGATCCGCCAGCTGCGGCAGAACGTGGCGATCCGCCCGAGCCGCGCGCGGTTCAAGGTGTACATCATCGACGAGGTGCACATGCTCACCAAGGAGGCGTTCAACGCCCTCCTGAAGACGCTCGAGGAGCCGCCCGAGCATGTGAAGTTTGTGTTCGCCACGACCGAGCCCAACAAGATCCCGATCACGATCTTGTCCCGCTGCCAGCGGTTCGACTTCGCCGGCATCGAGTCGACCGCCATCCAGACGCGGCTCGCGCAGATCGCGGAGTCGGAGGGCGTCGGCATTGATGTCGAGGCGCTGCAGATCCTGGCGATGAGGGCGGCCGGCTCGATGCGCGACAGCCAGTCGCTGCTCGAGCAGCTGCTGGCGGTGTCCGAGGGCGCGATCACCGGCGAGGACGTCAACCGGCTGCTCGGCATTGCGCCGGCCCAGCGGGTCAGCGACCTCGCGCGGCGGCTGGCCGAGCGTGACGCCGCCGGCGCGCTGGCAGAGGTGCACAGTGCGATTGCCGGTGGGGCCGACGTCGGGCAGCTGCTCGACCAGCTGCTCGGCTACTTCCGCGACGTGATGGCGGTGTCGGTCGGCGCGGGGATGGACGCCGCCTTGTACGCGCTGCCGAGCCAGGCCGAAGAAGTCACCTCGCTGGCGGGCGCGCTCGGCCCGCAGACGCTGCTGGCGATCCTGCAGGTGCTCGACGAGACCGCCGCCCGGCTGCGGGTGAGCGTCCACAGCCGCACGCTGGCCGAGATGGCGGTAGTCAGAGTCTGCCACCTCGAAGACCTCGACGATCTGGCCGACTTGGTTGCGTCGCTGCGTGAGGGGGGGACGCCCCCCGCGGGCCCGCCCGCCAAACGCCCGGTCGGGCCGAGCAAAGGACCAAACAACGGGCCAGACAACGGTCCGGCCCCGCAACCGAAACCTCCGACGCCGGCGGGGACGACCCCGGCGTCTGGCGCGCCGACGGGCGGGTCTGCCCCAGCCCCCTCTGGTACGGCCCCCTCTGGTACGGCCCCCTCTGGTACGGCCCCGCAAAAAAATCAGCAGCCGAGCGCCGCAAATGCCACCGCGTCCGCTGCTCCTGCCACCTCTCAGCTGAACGGCAGCGGCGCCGCCCCGCCTCCCGCCGCGGCCCCGCGTCCTATCAGCCCCGCGCCCACCGCCGAGCGTCCCCCCGAGCCGGCGCGGCCGCGGCCCGCCCCGCCCCGCCCGCGCGACATCGACGCCGCCACGGCGGCCAACGCCGCGCTGCAGGAGGCTGAGCAAGAGTCCGACTCAGCAAACGCCGACTCAGGGAACGCCGACTCTAGCAGCACAGTGCCCAGTGCCTCGGCCGCCGCCGGCGACACAATCGCCGACGACAAGCTGCAGCAGGCTTGGCAGGCGGTCTCCAAACAGGTCGGCGGCATCCTCGGCAACCTGGCGGCGATGGCGGTGTCAGTCGGCGCGGTCGACGAGCGGCGGGTCTGCGTGCGGTTCGACAACCCCGTCAGCCGCGACACGTGCGACCAGCCCGCGCACAAGCAGCAACTTGAAGACGCGTTGGAGTCGCTGGCCGGCCGCAGGCTGCACCTCGAGTTCGAGGCCAAGGCCCCCGCCGTGACAGCGCCACAGCAGCGGATGACCCGCCGGCAGCGCCAGGCCGAAATCGCTCAGCGGCCGTTTGTGCAGGCGGCCCTCGAGCTGTTCGACGGTCAACCCGACAAGCTCCGCTACGTGCCGCCCGCCAACAAGAATTGA
- a CDS encoding WD40 domain-containing protein, with the protein MRHDRLVLATLAATLAATLVGSTAAAADKVTFEQHVAPIFRQHCQACHSQDDASGGLALDNYNATLAGGAGGEVLASADVGGSRLWKLVNHEEQPAMPPGGEKIPADQLAVLKQWIEGGLLKDAGSKPKPSAKPAIASVATDNSGKPVGEPAMPTGVYRQPVVTSDFVGPIASLAVSRWAPLAAVPWQRQVSLYHTQTNELLGVLPYVDGTPQVVRFSRDGSLLLVAGGHHASLGNAALYDVKSGARLATIGDELDIVLAADISPDKTMVAIGGPKKKVRVFRVADGEKIYELGKHTDWITALAFSPDGKLIATADRATGLRTWDAIAGNERNDLRGHSGAVTSVAWRSDSAVLASASEDGSVKLWDGTGKAIKSFGAHGGGASSVAFAADGRLVTAGRDRKVKLWKADGGHIADLTDMNDIALAAVFADEDQRVIAADYTGEVRVITIEDKQPAGVLPPNPPLLETRLAKAAAAVTAQEQQIAAAKQQAEAAGQAVAQAETARIEFEKLLAAAKQSADEAAARLAENDAALKRAQKELESAKQEHEQSKQEFAEVEKQLAEFRTQQEQSPPAEGDAAAADAAAAKLALLEHAYSDANGAVAKLQSQRKAARVQRDKLRETQKSTKQAAELASTQLAAVEKQRAALPPLDQLRTAASAAAEAAQGAEAAGQQLVSAREAIESEVADFSRAIAALTESSQSLTANQTSIAQSLGAAEAERQAAAAAVQAKADAVAEAKARLDELKGRLRSLQNEQRDLSAQLKASEDQLAGVTQQMGDAQQQAQIAEAKLRDLTAAEAMRKAYAEAE; encoded by the coding sequence TTGCGACACGACCGCCTAGTTCTCGCCACGCTCGCCGCCACGCTCGCCGCCACGCTCGTCGGCTCGACCGCCGCTGCCGCGGATAAGGTCACTTTCGAACAGCACGTGGCGCCCATCTTCCGTCAGCACTGCCAGGCGTGCCACAGCCAGGACGACGCCTCCGGCGGCCTGGCGCTGGACAACTACAACGCCACGCTGGCGGGCGGCGCCGGCGGCGAGGTGCTGGCGTCGGCCGACGTCGGCGGCTCGCGGCTGTGGAAGCTGGTGAACCACGAGGAGCAGCCGGCGATGCCGCCCGGCGGCGAGAAGATACCGGCCGATCAGCTGGCGGTGCTGAAGCAGTGGATCGAGGGCGGACTGCTGAAGGACGCCGGCTCGAAGCCAAAGCCGAGCGCCAAGCCCGCCATCGCCTCCGTGGCGACCGACAACTCCGGCAAGCCGGTCGGCGAGCCGGCCATGCCGACCGGCGTCTACCGCCAGCCGGTGGTGACAAGCGACTTCGTCGGACCGATCGCCTCGCTGGCTGTGAGCCGCTGGGCGCCGCTGGCGGCCGTGCCGTGGCAGCGGCAGGTGTCGCTGTACCACACACAGACGAACGAGCTGCTGGGCGTGCTGCCATACGTCGACGGCACGCCGCAGGTGGTCCGCTTCAGCCGCGACGGCAGCCTGCTGCTGGTGGCGGGGGGGCATCACGCGTCGCTCGGCAACGCCGCGCTCTACGACGTCAAGAGCGGGGCCCGCCTGGCGACCATCGGCGACGAGCTCGACATCGTGCTCGCCGCGGACATCAGCCCCGACAAGACGATGGTCGCGATTGGCGGCCCGAAGAAGAAGGTCCGGGTGTTCCGGGTCGCCGACGGGGAGAAGATCTACGAGCTCGGCAAGCACACCGACTGGATCACGGCGCTCGCCTTCAGCCCGGACGGCAAGCTGATCGCCACCGCCGACCGCGCTACCGGGCTGCGGACCTGGGACGCCATCGCCGGCAACGAACGCAATGACCTACGCGGCCACAGCGGCGCGGTGACGTCGGTCGCCTGGCGGTCGGACTCGGCAGTGCTGGCCTCGGCCAGCGAGGACGGCTCGGTCAAGCTGTGGGACGGCACGGGCAAGGCGATCAAGTCGTTCGGCGCGCACGGCGGCGGCGCGTCGTCCGTGGCGTTCGCGGCCGATGGCCGGCTGGTAACTGCGGGGCGGGACCGCAAGGTCAAGCTCTGGAAGGCGGACGGCGGTCACATCGCCGACCTGACCGACATGAACGACATCGCCCTGGCCGCGGTGTTCGCCGACGAGGACCAGCGGGTAATCGCCGCCGACTACACCGGCGAGGTCCGCGTCATCACCATCGAAGACAAGCAGCCCGCGGGCGTGCTGCCGCCCAATCCGCCGCTGCTCGAGACACGACTCGCCAAGGCGGCCGCGGCGGTCACCGCACAGGAGCAGCAGATCGCCGCGGCCAAGCAGCAGGCAGAAGCCGCCGGTCAGGCAGTAGCCCAAGCCGAAACGGCGCGCATCGAGTTTGAAAAGCTACTGGCCGCCGCCAAGCAGTCCGCCGACGAGGCCGCGGCCCGCCTGGCCGAAAACGATGCGGCTCTGAAGCGTGCTCAGAAGGAACTGGAATCGGCCAAGCAGGAGCACGAGCAGTCGAAGCAAGAATTCGCTGAGGTCGAAAAACAGCTGGCCGAGTTCCGCACGCAACAGGAGCAGTCGCCGCCCGCCGAAGGAGACGCCGCGGCCGCCGACGCGGCGGCCGCCAAGCTGGCCCTGCTGGAGCACGCCTACAGCGACGCCAACGGCGCGGTAGCCAAGCTGCAGTCGCAACGCAAGGCGGCCCGCGTGCAGCGCGACAAGCTGCGTGAAACGCAAAAGTCAACCAAGCAGGCGGCCGAGCTCGCGTCGACGCAGCTGGCCGCGGTCGAGAAGCAGCGGGCAGCCCTGCCGCCCTTGGACCAGCTACGCACGGCGGCGAGCGCCGCGGCGGAGGCCGCCCAGGGCGCCGAGGCGGCCGGCCAGCAGTTGGTATCGGCCCGTGAGGCGATTGAGTCCGAGGTGGCTGATTTCTCGCGGGCGATCGCGGCGTTGACCGAAAGCTCGCAGAGCCTAACGGCTAACCAGACGAGCATTGCCCAGTCGCTCGGCGCGGCCGAGGCCGAACGTCAGGCGGCCGCCGCCGCGGTGCAGGCTAAGGCCGACGCGGTCGCCGAGGCCAAGGCCCGCTTGGACGAGCTCAAGGGTCGGCTCCGTTCGCTGCAGAACGAGCAGCGGGACCTTTCCGCGCAGCTCAAGGCGAGCGAGGATCAGCTCGCCGGCGTCACCCAGCAGATGGGGGACGCCCAGCAGCAGGCGCAGATCGCCGAGGCGAAGCTGCGCGACCTGACCGCCGCCGAGGCGATGCGGAAAGCCTACGCCGAAGCCGAGTAG
- a CDS encoding DUF1549 and DUF1553 domain-containing protein produces the protein MTNNQFPKLLLAAAISLAPTPSAWAEPASTEFTELQVYPPQVTLDHAADTQQVVAIAYRADGMTLDVTDLANWRVEPEHGAAEAVTLDSGVLSASGNGVARVTAEFAGLSATIDAHSAGDTPAPGVSFRHDVMPVFMRAGCNAGGCHGASRGKDGFRLSLFGFDPAGDHHRLTREMAARRLNPALPDESLMLEKAIAAVPHSGGKLFDKESIYYQMLRDWVAAGTPNDVAEAPAVTSLSLYPPAAAVGAGGQGQRFVAVAQYSNGATRDVTHLAVFQSNNSVSAEIDDAGRVTSGKRGEAFVMARFDTHTVGSQVLVLPSGQPFEPVEEQHANFIDELVGQKLRTLRINSSPIASDEEFLRRVSIDIAGRLPSPEEREAFLADSDPGKRAAKIDELLAGPEFAQVWAAKWCDLLMVREQPNRVEYKPMFLYSQWVTEQINSDRPFDDVVRDLLSASGTTFDTPQVNFYQSEPDQKKIAENAAQVFLGIRIQCAQCHNHPFDRWTMDDYYSFTAFFSQIARKAGEDYREVMIYNRGGGDSKHPVTGAAMAPKFLGGQVPDTKGQDRRRAVADWVASPDNPYFATSVANRVWAHFLGRGVVHPVDDIRVSNPASNPALFEALGKRFVESGFSLRSLAREICNSNAYQRSCQPNDSNATDVSNFARATPRRIPAESLWDCLSQATATEQDKLPGLPPGARAVEIADGSKGNYFLTTFGKSQRESVCACGAVTEPTLSQALHMLNGDATQGKISRGKLVDGWIAEELTNEQIIDQIYLRCLCRQPTDDERSKLVALTPDKEGRGRALQDVFWAVLNSREFLFNH, from the coding sequence ATGACCAACAATCAGTTTCCCAAGCTGCTGCTCGCCGCGGCGATCTCGCTGGCGCCTACCCCGTCGGCCTGGGCCGAACCCGCGTCGACTGAGTTTACGGAGCTGCAGGTATACCCGCCTCAGGTCACGCTCGACCACGCCGCCGACACGCAGCAGGTGGTCGCGATCGCCTACCGCGCCGACGGCATGACGCTCGACGTGACCGACCTGGCGAACTGGCGGGTCGAACCGGAGCACGGGGCCGCTGAGGCGGTCACGCTCGACAGCGGCGTGCTCTCGGCCAGCGGCAACGGGGTCGCGCGGGTCACGGCCGAGTTTGCCGGGCTCAGCGCCACGATCGACGCCCACAGCGCGGGCGACACGCCGGCGCCCGGCGTGAGCTTCCGGCACGACGTGATGCCGGTTTTCATGCGGGCGGGCTGCAACGCCGGCGGCTGCCACGGCGCGTCACGCGGCAAGGACGGCTTCCGGCTGTCGCTGTTCGGCTTTGACCCGGCGGGCGACCACCACCGGCTGACCCGCGAGATGGCCGCCCGGCGGCTCAACCCGGCGCTGCCGGACGAGAGCCTGATGCTGGAGAAGGCGATCGCCGCGGTGCCGCACTCCGGCGGCAAGCTGTTCGACAAAGAGAGCATCTACTACCAAATGCTGCGGGACTGGGTGGCCGCCGGCACGCCGAACGACGTCGCCGAGGCTCCGGCCGTCACCTCGCTCTCGCTCTACCCACCCGCCGCGGCGGTCGGCGCGGGGGGGCAGGGGCAGCGGTTCGTCGCCGTGGCCCAGTACTCCAATGGCGCCACGCGCGACGTAACGCACTTGGCGGTGTTCCAGTCCAACAACAGCGTCAGCGCCGAGATCGACGACGCCGGACGGGTCACCTCCGGCAAGCGGGGCGAGGCGTTCGTCATGGCGCGGTTCGACACGCACACGGTCGGCAGCCAGGTGCTGGTGCTCCCCAGCGGCCAGCCGTTCGAGCCGGTCGAGGAGCAGCATGCCAACTTCATCGACGAGCTCGTCGGGCAGAAGCTGCGGACCCTGCGGATCAACTCGAGCCCGATCGCCAGCGATGAAGAGTTCCTGCGCCGCGTGTCGATCGACATTGCCGGCCGGCTGCCATCGCCCGAGGAACGCGAGGCGTTCCTCGCCGACTCCGACCCGGGCAAGCGGGCCGCCAAGATCGACGAGCTGCTCGCCGGCCCCGAGTTCGCCCAGGTGTGGGCCGCCAAATGGTGCGACCTGCTGATGGTCCGCGAGCAGCCCAACCGGGTCGAGTACAAGCCGATGTTCCTGTACTCGCAGTGGGTCACCGAGCAGATCAACAGCGACCGTCCGTTCGACGATGTTGTGCGAGACCTCTTGAGCGCCAGCGGCACCACCTTCGATACGCCGCAGGTCAACTTCTACCAGAGCGAGCCGGACCAAAAGAAGATCGCCGAGAACGCCGCCCAGGTGTTCCTCGGCATCCGCATCCAGTGCGCCCAGTGCCACAACCACCCGTTCGACCGCTGGACGATGGACGACTACTACTCGTTCACGGCGTTCTTCAGCCAGATCGCCCGCAAGGCGGGCGAGGATTATCGGGAGGTGATGATCTACAACCGCGGCGGCGGCGACTCGAAACACCCGGTGACCGGCGCCGCGATGGCGCCCAAGTTCCTCGGCGGCCAGGTGCCCGACACCAAGGGTCAGGACCGGCGTCGGGCGGTGGCCGACTGGGTCGCCTCGCCCGACAACCCGTACTTTGCCACCAGCGTGGCGAACCGCGTGTGGGCCCACTTCCTCGGCCGCGGCGTGGTCCATCCGGTCGACGACATCCGCGTCAGCAATCCCGCGAGCAACCCGGCGCTGTTCGAGGCGCTCGGCAAACGGTTCGTCGAGTCGGGGTTCAGCCTCCGCTCGCTCGCCCGCGAGATCTGCAACTCCAACGCGTACCAACGCTCGTGCCAGCCGAACGACTCCAACGCGACCGATGTGAGCAACTTCGCCCGCGCCACGCCGCGGCGGATCCCGGCCGAGTCGCTGTGGGACTGCCTGAGCCAGGCGACCGCCACCGAGCAGGACAAGCTGCCGGGGCTGCCGCCCGGCGCCCGGGCGGTCGAGATCGCCGACGGGTCCAAGGGAAACTACTTCCTGACCACCTTCGGCAAGTCCCAACGCGAGTCGGTCTGCGCGTGCGGCGCGGTGACCGAGCCGACCCTCTCGCAGGCGCTGCACATGCTCAACGGCGACGCCACGCAGGGCAAGATCTCCCGCGGCAAGCTGGTCGACGGCTGGATTGCCGAGGAGCTCACCAACGAGCAGATCATCGACCAGATCTACCTCCGCTGCTTGTGCCGCCAGCCGACGGACGACGAGCGCTCGAAGCTGGTCGCTCTCACCCCGGACAAGGAGGGCCGAGGCCGAGCTTTGCAGGACGTGTTCTGGGCGGTGCTCAACTCCCGCGAGTTCCTGTTCAACCACTAG
- a CDS encoding PPC domain-containing protein produces MRHATQTLVALLLSLGVALRATAYEPRLSRLEPAGGRQGTTVSVDFVGGRIGIDPAEVVFYEPGLKTVALERVDDNRTRVQLEIEPDCPLGRHELRLRTNSGLSEIRTFHIGVLPEVTEVDPNDSLDAPQAIEFGSTVNGVIKREDIDCFAFNANEGQRVSVEVEGLRMGRTFFDPLLELLDEGGQVIAECDDAAAAHQDAFLSVTAPHTGRYIVRLRETAYRGDDNCVYRLHVGEFPRPDAVFPPAAARGVEVEVAWIGGNGGKQQVRMPSEGDQYEYWPEDERGTAPSALPIKLLDAPPAAESEPNNNRNEPNPMPAPGGGVGVLAETGDQDWYSFEAKKGQVWELRVQARELRSPLDAVLRVFTPDGKNLAGNDDDRGAPDPYIRFTAPEEGTYLLQVSDRMDRGQPDYVYYVEAAERKAIAEVKIEERRRYEATVLEVPRGGKTATLLTVTRRDLGGELRVDFENLPPGVTAEAFPLAANYNRVPVVFSATEEAPLAAALAPLEVSPTEGEQPIETQLEQQTWFARGRNNRPMWSHFAKRAAVAVTDPLPFRIRIEPTNSPLVQGGAKDLKIIADRNEGFDEAIRIYTLYNPPGVSSNRSRSITKGQNEAIIPATANGNATTGDWQITVVGELNSGGRVYASTPFAKLTVAEPYFDMKVPTVNSKQGEEVELTLELNQRHEFDGEAELTLVRLPPGVAAEPTKVTKDATSATFKLVIAADAKPGRHRGLGCQAKLTVTDEPVVYTQGYSEVRVDPRPAANATADANNGSNGSQS; encoded by the coding sequence GTGAGACACGCAACACAAACGCTCGTTGCGCTGCTGTTGTCGCTCGGCGTCGCGTTGCGGGCGACTGCCTACGAGCCGCGGCTCTCTCGGCTCGAACCGGCCGGCGGCCGGCAGGGGACCACCGTCTCGGTCGACTTTGTCGGCGGCCGGATCGGGATCGACCCGGCAGAGGTTGTGTTCTACGAGCCGGGCCTGAAGACGGTCGCCCTCGAGCGGGTTGACGACAACCGCACGCGTGTGCAGTTGGAGATCGAGCCCGACTGCCCGCTGGGCCGGCACGAACTGCGGCTGCGGACCAACAGCGGCCTCAGCGAGATCCGCACCTTCCACATCGGCGTGCTGCCGGAGGTTACGGAGGTCGACCCCAACGACTCGCTGGACGCGCCGCAGGCGATTGAGTTCGGCTCGACCGTCAACGGCGTGATCAAGCGGGAGGACATCGATTGCTTCGCGTTCAACGCCAACGAGGGCCAGCGGGTGTCGGTCGAGGTCGAGGGGCTGCGGATGGGCCGGACGTTCTTCGACCCGCTGCTCGAGCTGCTCGACGAGGGCGGCCAGGTCATCGCCGAGTGCGACGACGCCGCCGCCGCGCACCAGGATGCGTTCCTGTCGGTCACCGCTCCTCACACCGGGCGGTACATTGTGCGGCTGCGTGAGACCGCCTACCGCGGCGACGACAACTGCGTCTACCGGCTGCACGTCGGCGAATTCCCCCGGCCAGACGCCGTGTTTCCCCCGGCGGCCGCTCGCGGAGTGGAAGTAGAGGTTGCGTGGATCGGAGGCAACGGCGGCAAGCAGCAGGTGCGGATGCCGAGCGAGGGCGACCAGTACGAGTACTGGCCCGAAGACGAACGCGGGACGGCGCCATCGGCCCTGCCGATCAAGCTGCTCGACGCACCGCCGGCCGCCGAATCCGAGCCGAACAACAACCGCAATGAGCCCAATCCCATGCCCGCCCCCGGCGGCGGTGTGGGCGTGCTGGCCGAGACGGGCGACCAGGACTGGTACTCCTTCGAGGCGAAGAAGGGGCAGGTGTGGGAGCTGCGGGTGCAGGCGAGGGAGCTCCGCTCGCCGCTCGACGCGGTGCTGCGGGTGTTCACCCCAGACGGCAAGAATCTGGCCGGCAACGATGACGACCGCGGCGCCCCCGACCCCTATATCCGCTTCACCGCGCCCGAGGAGGGGACCTACCTGCTGCAGGTCTCCGACCGGATGGACCGCGGCCAGCCCGACTACGTTTACTATGTCGAGGCGGCCGAGCGGAAGGCGATCGCCGAGGTGAAGATCGAGGAACGCCGCCGCTATGAGGCGACCGTCCTGGAGGTCCCCCGCGGCGGCAAGACCGCGACGCTGCTCACCGTGACCCGGCGTGACCTGGGGGGTGAGCTCAGGGTCGACTTCGAAAACCTTCCGCCCGGCGTCACGGCCGAGGCGTTCCCGCTGGCCGCCAACTACAACCGGGTGCCGGTGGTGTTCAGCGCGACCGAAGAGGCGCCGCTGGCGGCCGCGCTGGCGCCCCTGGAGGTGAGCCCGACCGAGGGCGAGCAGCCGATCGAAACGCAGCTCGAGCAACAGACGTGGTTCGCCCGTGGGCGGAACAACCGCCCGATGTGGAGCCACTTCGCCAAGCGGGCCGCGGTAGCGGTGACCGACCCGCTGCCGTTCCGGATCCGGATCGAACCTACCAACTCGCCGCTTGTGCAGGGCGGGGCCAAGGACCTCAAGATCATCGCCGATCGCAACGAGGGCTTCGACGAGGCAATCCGGATCTACACACTCTACAACCCGCCCGGCGTTTCCTCGAATCGCTCGCGGTCGATCACCAAGGGGCAGAATGAAGCGATCATCCCCGCCACTGCGAATGGCAACGCGACCACCGGCGACTGGCAGATCACCGTTGTCGGCGAGCTGAACTCGGGCGGCCGGGTCTACGCCTCGACGCCGTTCGCGAAGCTGACGGTCGCCGAGCCGTACTTCGACATGAAGGTCCCCACGGTCAACAGCAAACAGGGCGAGGAGGTCGAGCTGACGCTCGAGCTCAACCAGCGGCACGAGTTTGACGGCGAGGCCGAGCTGACCCTCGTGCGGTTGCCGCCGGGGGTGGCTGCCGAGCCGACCAAGGTGACCAAGGACGCCACCTCCGCCACGTTCAAGCTCGTCATCGCCGCCGACGCCAAGCCGGGCCGCCACCGCGGACTTGGGTGTCAGGCAAAGCTGACCGTGACCGACGAGCCGGTGGTGTACACGCAGGGCTACTCGGAGGTGCGCGTCGATCCCCGGCCCGCCGCCAACGCCACGGCCGACGCGAACAACGGATCCAACGGAAGTCAGTCATGA